Proteins encoded in a region of the Mucilaginibacter sabulilitoris genome:
- a CDS encoding RagB/SusD family nutrient uptake outer membrane protein, producing MKNRIIITTILLTTLVFGACKKTLELNPLDKIATSDFYKTKGDFDKVLAAVYASLQVEEFSVGIGFRDCFTDNGYAQFNSGSSKDFVQGTFSPTTGGYETALYNDSYIGIARANSLIKNLSAYKNSDMTDNDRKLYEGEARFMRAFFYFQLYSIYGDVPLVLEPLTLDNQKQAKVPAAQILTQITADLDYGIANLNKVSYAQNGGHVTSTSAKALKARVLLFAAFGNNGTPDATILTQVRDLCKDVMAQYSLSPNFEDTFRDATQKGNPEIIFSINYLAPNNASQVDMYYGDWDACAPLQNMVDAFECTDGLPYGTSPLTDAAHPFKNRDPRLAKTVYVDSVDFGGGKVHHPSNLRPTGYGTIKFLEPGNIPYGFSTLSQQDIVVLRLGEVLLMYAEAENEIAGPDATVYDAMKTLRARVGMPPFPAGYTKDQMRERIRHERRIELAFEGLRHYDLLRWHIAGPVLNAVKSSLIVYHFEDKFYRWPLPQTEIDKSGGVLVQNPNYK from the coding sequence ATGAAAAATCGTATTATAATAACAACTATATTACTTACAACGCTCGTTTTTGGCGCTTGTAAGAAAACACTGGAATTAAATCCCCTTGACAAGATAGCCACCTCCGATTTTTATAAAACAAAAGGAGACTTTGACAAGGTTCTGGCCGCTGTTTATGCCTCGTTACAGGTTGAAGAGTTTTCTGTTGGCATCGGTTTCAGAGATTGCTTTACCGATAACGGATACGCCCAGTTTAACTCGGGAAGTTCCAAGGATTTTGTTCAGGGAACTTTTAGTCCAACCACCGGTGGTTACGAAACTGCCCTTTATAATGATAGCTACATCGGAATAGCAAGGGCAAATTCACTGATTAAAAACCTTAGCGCCTATAAAAATAGCGATATGACTGATAATGATCGCAAATTATATGAAGGCGAAGCAAGGTTTATGAGAGCCTTTTTCTACTTCCAGTTGTATTCCATTTATGGCGATGTACCATTAGTGCTTGAGCCGCTTACTCTTGATAACCAGAAACAGGCTAAAGTACCCGCCGCGCAGATACTGACTCAGATAACAGCAGACCTGGATTATGGTATTGCCAATCTTAATAAAGTGTCTTATGCGCAAAACGGCGGTCACGTGACTTCTACATCGGCAAAGGCATTAAAGGCAAGGGTATTGCTGTTTGCAGCTTTTGGAAACAATGGAACGCCTGACGCAACCATACTAACACAGGTGAGAGATCTGTGTAAGGATGTAATGGCACAATACAGCCTGAGCCCTAATTTTGAGGACACTTTCAGGGATGCAACACAAAAAGGCAATCCCGAAATCATTTTCTCTATTAACTATTTGGCTCCCAACAATGCATCACAGGTAGATATGTATTATGGTGACTGGGACGCCTGCGCACCGCTGCAAAACATGGTTGACGCATTTGAATGCACAGATGGTTTGCCTTATGGCACATCGCCGTTAACAGATGCTGCGCATCCGTTCAAGAACCGCGACCCAAGATTGGCCAAAACCGTTTATGTAGATTCTGTTGATTTTGGAGGTGGTAAGGTTCACCATCCTTCAAACTTGCGCCCTACAGGTTACGGTACTATCAAATTTCTGGAGCCCGGTAATATTCCATACGGTTTCTCAACCCTTAGCCAGCAGGATATCGTTGTATTGCGCCTGGGCGAAGTGTTGTTGATGTACGCAGAAGCTGAGAATGAAATAGCCGGACCGGATGCAACAGTTTACGATGCTATGAAAACATTGCGTGCACGCGTAGGTATGCCACCTTTCCCGGCAGGATATACTAAAGATCAAATGCGCGAAAGAATAAGGCACGAACGCCGTATTGAGCTGGCCTTTGAAGGTTTACGCCATTATGATCTGCTCAGATGGCATATAGCTGGTCCTGTGCTTAATGCCGTTAAATCATCACTTATTGTTTATCACTTTGAAGATAAGTTTTATCGCTGGCCGCTTCCACAAACTGAAATTGACAAAAGTGGCGGGGTGTTGGTTCAAAATCCTAATTATAAATAA
- a CDS encoding phosphodiester glycosidase family protein — MRLITMLLVFMLNAGALFAQTDSINFKRTEWETKRIAPGIHLKQTWFRSNSLFKSNQFISVIEVKSRRQNKFSIAYEAKVKRITSDFGNHKQALAAINGTFFDVKNGGSVDFIKANGQVINENRLEKDNKRARHQQAALVMKDGELHIEQWDGSPDWEHKLDGQDVMLTGPLLLHNDRQVKIDSNSFSITRHPRSAIAVTENNRVLLVTVDGRDANSKGVSLFELNKILQWLHCKEGVNLDGGGSSTLWVKNEGVVNYPSDNGKWDHKGQRRVANVILVKRN, encoded by the coding sequence ATGCGTTTAATCACAATGTTATTGGTGTTTATGCTTAACGCAGGAGCTTTATTTGCTCAAACAGACTCTATAAACTTTAAAAGAACCGAATGGGAAACAAAACGCATAGCTCCGGGCATTCATCTCAAACAAACATGGTTCAGGAGCAACTCGCTCTTTAAATCAAATCAGTTTATATCTGTCATAGAAGTTAAATCACGGCGCCAAAATAAATTCAGCATAGCGTACGAAGCTAAAGTGAAAAGAATTACCAGTGATTTTGGCAATCATAAGCAGGCCCTTGCCGCCATAAACGGAACATTCTTCGATGTTAAAAACGGTGGATCGGTTGATTTTATAAAGGCAAATGGTCAGGTTATAAATGAAAACCGACTGGAAAAAGATAATAAACGTGCGCGGCACCAGCAGGCGGCATTGGTAATGAAGGACGGGGAACTGCATATTGAACAATGGGATGGCAGCCCCGACTGGGAACATAAACTTGACGGGCAGGATGTAATGCTTACAGGTCCGTTATTGTTGCATAACGACCGACAGGTTAAAATTGATTCAAACAGCTTTAGCATTACCCGCCACCCGAGATCGGCAATTGCTGTAACGGAGAATAATAGGGTTTTACTGGTTACCGTTGACGGCCGGGATGCCAATTCAAAAGGAGTAAGCTTATTCGAGCTTAATAAAATATTGCAATGGCTGCATTGTAAAGAAGGAGTAAATCTTGACGGCGGCGGATCATCAACCTTATGGGTAAAAAACGAGGGAGTAGTGAATTATCCTTCTGATAATGGAAAGTGGGATCATAAGGGACAGCGAAGGGTAGCAAATGTGATACTGGTTAAAAGAAACTAA
- a CDS encoding DeoR/GlpR family DNA-binding transcription regulator, translating to MLKEERQNFIMKQINLHNKVLSSDLCVKLNVSEDTIRRDLNELAGSAKIKKVYGGAMSKSFSHTTGIKETYAQDAKRQIAKKALTLINDGMIVLLGGGTTIMEMARLIPKDRRCTFFTVSPVVAMELIEYSDCEVILLGGSLLHDSYIVTGSMVINQLADIKVDLCFLGTNAISLQNGITDSVWEVVQVKKAMIKSANKTAIVSIAEKLNSDEKMKVCNLNTLNYLITDIDPTEQMLSPYIEVLNVL from the coding sequence ATGTTAAAAGAAGAAAGACAAAACTTTATAATGAAGCAAATAAACCTGCACAATAAGGTATTATCATCAGATTTATGCGTTAAGTTAAATGTATCTGAAGATACCATAAGGCGCGATTTGAATGAACTGGCAGGAAGTGCAAAAATAAAAAAAGTGTACGGCGGGGCTATGTCAAAATCATTTTCACATACAACCGGTATTAAAGAAACCTATGCCCAGGATGCAAAAAGGCAGATTGCCAAGAAAGCCCTCACGCTTATTAACGACGGCATGATCGTGTTGCTGGGTGGTGGTACAACTATAATGGAAATGGCCCGGTTGATACCAAAAGACCGCAGGTGTACATTTTTTACAGTAAGCCCCGTAGTAGCTATGGAACTGATAGAATATTCAGATTGCGAAGTAATATTGTTGGGAGGGAGCTTATTGCACGATTCTTATATAGTTACTGGCTCTATGGTTATTAACCAGCTTGCAGATATCAAGGTTGATCTTTGCTTTTTGGGTACCAATGCCATTTCATTGCAAAATGGTATTACAGATTCGGTTTGGGAAGTTGTTCAGGTAAAAAAAGCCATGATTAAATCGGCCAACAAAACCGCAATTGTGAGCATTGCCGAAAAGCTTAACTCTGATGAAAAAATGAAAGTGTGTAACTTGAATACGCTCAATTATTTAATTACCGACATTGATCCCACCGAACAAATGTTATCTCCTTATATTGAGGTTTTAAACGTTCTGTAA